Proteins from one Caulobacter sp. 73W genomic window:
- a CDS encoding acyl-CoA dehydrogenase family protein, which produces MNLDLDPEDLAFRDEVRAFIDQALTPGLREVGRHATSVFTEKRHSLPWQRILHAKGWVAPSWPVEYGGTGWNEMRRHLFAAECARAGAPNLAPMGLKMVGPVIMKFGTPEQKAHYLPRILSGEDYWCQGYSEPGAGSDLASLRMRAVTDGDDYVLNGSKIWTTHAQWATHMFCLVRTSTEGKPQAGITFLLLPMDTPGITVEPIITLAGEHEVNQVFFDNVRVPRSGRIGEENQGWTVAKHLLEFERGGGASPGLRASVERLREVARLETSDGERLIDDPRFRMRLVDAEIAVQAVEVSEHRVLSALSAGKNPGAVSSLLKTQGTEALQRLDEIGIDAAAHYAAVAQSVETGAGRNFPLIGPEHLLALTARYLNNRAASIYGGSNEIQRDIVAKLVLGL; this is translated from the coding sequence TTGAATCTAGATCTGGATCCGGAGGACCTGGCGTTTCGTGACGAAGTACGTGCGTTCATCGATCAGGCCCTGACTCCCGGGCTGCGGGAGGTCGGACGCCACGCCACCAGCGTCTTCACCGAGAAGCGCCACAGCCTGCCTTGGCAGCGGATCCTGCACGCCAAGGGCTGGGTCGCGCCGTCCTGGCCGGTCGAGTACGGCGGCACGGGCTGGAACGAGATGCGGCGGCACCTGTTCGCCGCCGAATGCGCCCGCGCCGGCGCGCCCAACCTGGCCCCCATGGGCCTGAAGATGGTCGGGCCGGTGATCATGAAGTTCGGCACGCCGGAGCAGAAGGCGCACTACCTGCCGCGCATCCTGTCGGGCGAGGATTACTGGTGTCAGGGCTATTCGGAGCCGGGGGCGGGGTCCGACCTGGCCTCCCTGCGGATGCGGGCGGTCACCGACGGCGACGACTACGTCCTCAACGGCTCCAAGATCTGGACCACCCACGCCCAATGGGCGACCCACATGTTCTGCCTGGTGCGGACGTCCACGGAGGGCAAGCCGCAGGCGGGGATTACCTTCCTGCTGCTGCCTATGGACACGCCGGGGATCACGGTCGAACCGATCATCACCCTGGCCGGCGAGCACGAGGTCAATCAGGTCTTCTTCGACAACGTCCGCGTGCCCCGGTCGGGGCGCATCGGCGAGGAGAACCAGGGCTGGACCGTCGCCAAGCACCTGCTGGAGTTCGAGCGGGGCGGAGGTGCGTCGCCCGGCCTGCGTGCGTCGGTCGAGCGTCTGCGCGAGGTGGCGCGGCTGGAGACGTCGGACGGCGAGCGCCTGATCGACGATCCGCGCTTTCGCATGCGGCTGGTGGACGCCGAAATCGCCGTCCAGGCGGTGGAAGTGTCGGAGCACCGGGTGCTCAGCGCCCTGTCGGCCGGCAAGAACCCCGGCGCGGTCTCGTCCCTGCTCAAGACCCAGGGAACCGAGGCCCTGCAACGGCTTGACGAGATCGGGATCGACGCCGCGGCCCACTACGCCGCCGTCGCCCAGTCGGTGGAAACCGGAGCGGGACGCAACTTTCCGCTGATCGGACCCGAACATCTGTTGGCCTTGACGGCCCGCTACCTGAATAATCGCGCAGCGTCGATCTATGGCGGCTCCAATGAAATCCAGCGCGACATCGTCGCCAAGCTGGTTCTGGGCCTGTAG
- a CDS encoding response regulator, producing MVEAVANHSLEPLPGEERLTTRILIVDDDERNAFAATQALETLGQELVVARSGEEALRRLLTEEYAVILLDLHMPGMDGYETARMIRMRRKNRETPIVFLTAVFRDEAHIFKAYSAGAVDVVFKPVDPFILRSKVQVLVDLHLKTLEVERQSEQRRLLLEENAKAHADRLAAERALRVTQERQEQILQALPVVFHSREAAPPFATLFVSANVEEVTGFDPERFTRDAGFGLKRVHPEDRHLLENALREALEKGDYACEFRWQCADGVYRSFLDQGVLAPARDGEPATVFGSLMDNTERRRLEEDLTQARKMEAVGQLTGGVAHDFNNLLTVILGNVERLQRRVEEDEKLSRQAAAIRFAAERGGALTRQLLAFSRRQHLNPRVVELKDLIQNFLPLIRQAVGEGITVSTELDEALHVHIDAAQFETALLNLSVNARDAMEERGRLCIAARHDGADVLISVMDTGAGMEPEVAARIFEPFFTTKEVGKGSGLGLSQVYGFVRQSGGEVSVDGRPGEGARFEIRLPRSEAAPTMVETVKTDLSISGGSERVLVVEDDPHVLALTVDVLSSLGYRVSTADSAAAALEVLNGRRKIDLLFSDVVMPGGMTGFELAQQARTLRPGMKVLLTSGYVGDGAQAWGDAFPLIDKPYETPALAARLRALLDADLASKPLAAAV from the coding sequence ATGGTCGAGGCGGTCGCCAATCACAGTCTCGAACCGCTCCCGGGCGAGGAGCGGCTGACGACGCGCATCCTCATCGTCGACGACGATGAGCGCAACGCGTTCGCGGCGACCCAGGCGCTGGAGACCCTGGGCCAGGAGCTGGTGGTCGCCCGCTCGGGGGAGGAGGCGCTGCGCCGCCTGCTGACCGAGGAGTACGCGGTCATCCTGCTGGACCTGCACATGCCCGGCATGGACGGCTACGAGACCGCCCGCATGATCCGCATGCGGCGCAAGAACCGCGAGACGCCGATCGTCTTCCTGACCGCCGTATTTCGCGACGAGGCCCACATCTTCAAGGCCTATTCCGCCGGCGCCGTGGACGTGGTGTTCAAGCCGGTCGATCCCTTCATCCTGCGCTCCAAGGTGCAGGTGCTGGTCGATCTGCACCTGAAGACCCTGGAGGTGGAGCGCCAGTCCGAGCAACGCCGGCTGCTGCTGGAAGAGAACGCCAAGGCCCACGCCGACCGCTTGGCCGCCGAGCGCGCCCTGCGGGTCACCCAGGAGCGGCAGGAACAGATCCTCCAGGCCCTGCCGGTGGTGTTCCATTCGCGCGAAGCCGCGCCGCCCTTCGCCACGCTCTTCGTCAGCGCCAATGTGGAGGAGGTCACCGGCTTCGACCCCGAGCGCTTCACCCGCGACGCTGGGTTCGGCCTAAAGCGGGTTCATCCCGAAGACCGCCACCTGCTGGAGAACGCCCTGCGCGAGGCGCTGGAAAAGGGCGACTACGCCTGCGAGTTCCGCTGGCAGTGCGCCGACGGCGTCTATCGCTCCTTCCTCGACCAGGGGGTGCTCGCCCCGGCTCGCGACGGGGAGCCGGCCACGGTGTTCGGGTCGCTGATGGACAACACCGAGCGCCGCCGCCTGGAAGAGGACCTGACCCAGGCCCGCAAGATGGAGGCGGTTGGCCAGCTGACCGGCGGCGTGGCCCACGATTTCAACAACCTGCTGACCGTCATCCTCGGCAATGTCGAGCGCCTGCAGCGCCGCGTCGAAGAGGATGAGAAGCTCAGCCGCCAGGCCGCCGCCATCCGCTTCGCCGCCGAGCGGGGCGGGGCTCTGACCCGCCAGCTTCTGGCCTTCTCGCGCCGCCAGCACCTGAACCCGCGCGTGGTGGAGCTGAAAGACCTGATCCAGAACTTCCTGCCCCTGATCCGTCAGGCGGTGGGCGAGGGGATCACCGTCAGCACGGAGCTGGACGAGGCCCTGCACGTCCACATCGACGCGGCGCAGTTCGAGACGGCGCTGCTGAACCTGTCGGTCAACGCCCGCGACGCCATGGAGGAGCGCGGCCGCCTCTGCATCGCCGCCCGCCACGACGGCGCCGACGTCCTGATCAGCGTGATGGACACCGGCGCCGGCATGGAGCCGGAGGTGGCGGCCCGCATCTTCGAGCCGTTCTTCACCACCAAGGAAGTCGGCAAGGGCTCGGGCCTGGGCCTCAGCCAGGTCTATGGCTTCGTACGCCAGTCGGGCGGCGAGGTCTCCGTCGACGGCCGGCCGGGCGAGGGCGCGCGCTTCGAGATCCGCCTGCCCCGCTCCGAGGCCGCGCCGACTATGGTCGAGACTGTGAAGACCGACCTTTCCATCTCCGGCGGCAGCGAGCGGGTCCTGGTGGTCGAGGACGACCCTCACGTCCTGGCCCTCACCGTCGATGTCCTGTCGAGCCTCGGCTACCGCGTCAGCACCGCCGACAGCGCCGCGGCCGCGCTGGAAGTGCTTAACGGCCGTCGCAAGATCGACCTGCTGTTCTCCGACGTTGTGATGCCGGGCGGCATGACCGGGTTCGAACTGGCGCAGCAGGCGCGCACCCTGCGACCGGGCATGAAGGTGCTGCTGACCTCCGGCTATGTGGGCGACGGCGCCCAGGCCTGGGGCGACGCCTTCCCCCTGATCGACAAGCCCTATGAGACCCCGGCCCTGGCCGCGCGGCTGCGGGCGCTGCTGGACGCTGACCTGGCCAGCAAACCCCTGGCCGCCGCCGTCTGA
- a CDS encoding HAMP domain-containing protein: MLAATAERQSSLDVHQLLAALRAFRRGDFSVRLPGDLTGVDGELAEAFNDVVDLNDRMSKEFERLGDVVGKQGKINHRAALSGATGSWGASVEAVNSLITDMVHPTAEMARVIGATAKGDLSQTMDLENEDRPLRGEFLRIGRVVNTMVGQLGSFASEVTRVAREVGTEGKLGGQAQVKGVAGTWKDLTDNVNLMAANLTGQVRNIAEVTTAVATGDLSRKITVDVKGEVLELKNTINTMVDQLNSFASEVTRVAREVGTEGKLGGQAQVRGVAGTWKDLTDNVNMMAANLTGQVRNIAEVTTAVAKGDLSKKITVDVKGEILELKSTINVMVDQLNGFASEVTRVAREVGTEGKLGGQARVEGVAGTWKDLTDNVNFMAENLTGQVRNIAEVTTAVAKGDLSKKITVDVKGEILELKSTINVMVDQLNGFASEVTRVAREVGTEGKLGGQAQVEGVAGTWKDLTDNVNFMAENLTGQVRNIAEVTTAVAMGDLSKKITVDVKGEILELKNTINTMVDQLNSFSSEVTRVAREVGTEGKLGGQAQVKGVAGTWKDLTDNVNFMAANLTGQVRNIAEVTTAVATGDLSKKITVDVRGEILELKNTINVMVDQLNGFASEVTRVAREVGTEGKLGGQAQVKGVAGTWKDLTDNVNFMAANLTGQVRNIAEVTTAVAMGDLSKKITVDVKGEILELKNTINVMVDQLNSFSSEVTRVAREVGTEGKLGGQANVRGVAGTWKELTDNVNLMAGNLTGQVRNIADVTTAVARGDLSKKITVDVKGEILELKSTINVMVDQLNGFASEVTRVAREVGTEGKLGGQAQVPGVAGTWKDLTDNVNMMAANLTGQVRNIADVVTAVAQGDLKRKLTLDAKGEIASLADTINGMIETLATFADQVTNVAREVGSEGKLGGQARVPGAAGLWRDLTDNVNELAANLTTQVRAIAEVSTAVTKGDLTRSITVEASGEVAALKDNINEMIRNLKDQTLKNTEQDWLKTNLARFSRMLQGERDLSTVSNLVLSELAPLISAQHGLFYVSDRDENGDEVLTLAASYAFNPKKPPAAQLRPREGLIGQCAVEKERIVLTNVPKNYLQVSSGLGASSPHNIVVLPALFEGELKAVIELATLGEFNETQQAFLDQLMESIGIVLSTIAANMRTEGLLAQSQLLTGELQAQQEELKKTNDRLEQQAASLRQSEELLRSKQDELQQTNAELEDKAILLSAQNKQVEAKNHEVEQAKMALEEKAEQLALTSKYKSEFLANMSHELRTPLNSLLILSKMLSENAQGNLSDKQVEFAKNIHDAGTDLLGLINDILDLSKIESGTVTLDIGEMSFASLRDQMDRTFAQIAQGKKLDFGIDVDPGLPRSMYTDDKRLLQVIKNLLSNAFKFTEAGSVKLKVARATGGWASGNDHLNTAGQVLAFSVEDTGIGIPEDKQRIIFEAFQQADGTTSRKYGGTGLGLSISREITRLLGGELKVVSTPGEGSTFTLYVPLNFSPAAQPAPAPRGPATSPQPFRLSTASIADAEPAEAVVDDREQIEPGDPVVLIVEDDPRFSSILLSLIRDVGFKGVVTGEGSAVPSLARRFSPYAIMLDVGLPDMDGLALLDLLKRTPDTRHIPVHVISADDHGGLGLSMGAVGFTSKPVAREAVISSLEEVKKLAMQQAAPVILVGGDADGEAGATLEQAFAVERGAALADLPDSAFTGEQGCMVIDVGGGPVGPIIDVLKQRQARPGVVVLYAPQELEADDDRRLRLAVFAGLARLARTPEQLIDHVSLLLHAPVEGLSDPARTMLAQGRHADAVLTGRTAVVIDDDIRNIFSLASALEEYGIELRYAESGRAGLDLLDSMPEVDMVLVDIMMPDMDGYETMREIRSRPQFSDLPVIAVTAKAMKGDRQKCIQAGASDYVSKPVDIDQLISVLRVSVQRADAQRLAGDKIVALVPAAS; encoded by the coding sequence ATGCTTGCAGCGACGGCCGAACGGCAATCCAGCCTGGACGTCCATCAACTTCTCGCGGCGCTTCGTGCGTTCCGGCGAGGGGACTTCTCCGTCCGTCTGCCCGGCGACCTGACGGGTGTCGACGGCGAGCTGGCCGAGGCCTTCAACGACGTCGTCGATCTCAACGACCGCATGAGCAAGGAGTTCGAGCGGCTCGGCGACGTGGTCGGCAAGCAGGGCAAGATCAATCACCGCGCGGCTCTTTCGGGTGCCACGGGCTCCTGGGGCGCCAGCGTCGAGGCGGTGAACAGCCTGATCACCGACATGGTCCACCCGACCGCCGAAATGGCCCGCGTGATCGGCGCGACCGCCAAGGGCGACCTGTCCCAGACCATGGACCTGGAGAACGAGGACCGCCCCCTGCGCGGCGAGTTTCTGCGCATCGGCCGGGTCGTGAACACCATGGTCGGGCAGTTGGGCTCCTTCGCCTCGGAAGTGACCCGCGTGGCCCGCGAAGTGGGCACCGAGGGCAAGCTGGGCGGTCAGGCCCAGGTCAAGGGCGTCGCCGGCACCTGGAAGGATCTCACCGACAACGTGAACCTGATGGCCGCCAACCTGACGGGTCAGGTCCGGAACATCGCCGAGGTGACCACCGCCGTCGCCACCGGCGACCTTTCGCGCAAGATCACCGTGGACGTGAAGGGCGAGGTGCTGGAGCTGAAGAACACCATCAACACCATGGTGGACCAGCTGAACTCCTTCGCCTCGGAAGTGACCCGCGTGGCCCGCGAAGTGGGTACGGAGGGCAAGCTGGGCGGCCAGGCGCAGGTGCGCGGCGTGGCCGGCACCTGGAAGGACCTGACCGACAACGTGAACATGATGGCCGCCAACCTGACGGGTCAGGTACGGAACATCGCCGAGGTGACCACCGCCGTCGCCAAGGGCGACCTGTCTAAGAAGATCACCGTGGACGTGAAGGGCGAGATCCTTGAGCTGAAGTCGACCATCAACGTCATGGTGGACCAGCTGAACGGCTTCGCCTCGGAAGTGACCCGCGTGGCCCGTGAAGTGGGCACCGAGGGCAAGCTGGGCGGCCAGGCCCGCGTGGAAGGCGTGGCCGGCACCTGGAAGGACCTGACCGACAACGTGAACTTCATGGCCGAGAACCTGACCGGCCAGGTGCGGAACATCGCCGAGGTGACCACCGCCGTCGCCAAGGGCGACCTGTCCAAGAAGATCACCGTGGACGTGAAGGGCGAGATCCTTGAGCTGAAGTCGACCATCAACGTCATGGTGGACCAGCTGAACGGCTTCGCCTCGGAAGTGACCCGCGTGGCGCGCGAAGTGGGCACCGAGGGCAAGCTGGGCGGTCAGGCCCAGGTGGAAGGCGTTGCGGGGACCTGGAAGGACCTCACCGACAACGTGAACTTCATGGCCGAAAACCTCACCGGCCAGGTGCGGAACATCGCCGAAGTGACCACCGCCGTCGCCATGGGCGATCTGTCCAAGAAGATCACCGTGGACGTGAAGGGCGAGATCCTGGAGCTGAAGAACACCATCAACACCATGGTGGATCAGCTGAACTCGTTCTCGTCGGAAGTGACCCGCGTAGCGAGGGAAGTGGGCACGGAAGGAAAGCTCGGCGGCCAGGCCCAGGTGAAGGGTGTCGCCGGCACCTGGAAGGACCTGACCGACAACGTGAACTTCATGGCCGCCAACCTGACCGGCCAGGTTCGTAACATCGCCGAGGTGACCACCGCCGTCGCCACCGGCGACCTTTCCAAGAAGATCACCGTGGACGTGCGCGGCGAGATCCTGGAGCTGAAGAACACCATCAACGTCATGGTGGACCAGCTGAACGGCTTCGCCTCGGAAGTGACCCGCGTGGCGCGCGAAGTGGGCACCGAAGGCAAGCTGGGCGGTCAGGCCCAGGTGAAGGGCGTCGCCGGCACCTGGAAGGACCTGACCGACAACGTGAACTTCATGGCCGCCAACCTGACGGGTCAGGTGCGGAACATCGCCGAGGTGACCACCGCCGTCGCCATGGGCGATCTGTCCAAGAAGATCACCGTGGACGTGAAGGGCGAGATCCTGGAGCTGAAGAACACCATCAACGTCATGGTGGACCAGCTGAACTCCTTCTCGTCGGAAGTGACCCGCGTGGCCCGTGAAGTGGGCACCGAGGGCAAGCTGGGCGGCCAGGCCAATGTGCGCGGCGTGGCCGGCACCTGGAAGGAACTGACCGACAACGTGAACCTGATGGCCGGCAACCTGACCGGCCAGGTGCGGAACATCGCCGACGTGACCACCGCCGTGGCGCGCGGCGACCTGTCCAAGAAGATCACCGTGGACGTGAAGGGCGAGATCCTTGAGCTGAAGTCGACCATCAACGTCATGGTGGACCAGCTGAACGGCTTCGCCTCGGAAGTGACCCGCGTGGCGCGCGAAGTCGGCACCGAGGGCAAGCTGGGCGGCCAGGCGCAGGTGCCCGGCGTGGCCGGCACCTGGAAGGACCTCACCGACAACGTGAACATGATGGCCGCCAACCTGACCGGTCAGGTGCGGAACATCGCCGACGTCGTGACCGCGGTGGCCCAGGGCGACCTGAAGCGCAAGCTGACCCTGGACGCCAAGGGCGAGATCGCCTCGCTCGCCGACACCATCAACGGCATGATCGAGACCCTGGCCACCTTCGCCGACCAGGTGACCAACGTGGCCCGCGAAGTGGGCTCGGAAGGCAAGCTGGGCGGTCAGGCCCGCGTGCCGGGCGCCGCCGGCCTGTGGCGCGACCTGACCGACAACGTCAACGAACTGGCCGCCAACCTGACCACCCAGGTCCGCGCCATCGCCGAGGTGTCCACCGCCGTGACCAAGGGCGACCTGACGCGGTCGATCACCGTGGAGGCGTCGGGGGAAGTCGCGGCCCTGAAGGACAACATCAACGAGATGATCCGCAATCTGAAGGATCAGACGTTGAAGAACACCGAGCAGGACTGGCTGAAGACCAACCTGGCCCGGTTCAGCCGCATGCTGCAGGGCGAGCGCGACCTGTCGACCGTGTCGAACCTGGTGCTGTCCGAACTGGCGCCGCTGATCAGCGCCCAGCACGGCCTGTTCTATGTCTCCGACCGCGACGAGAACGGGGACGAGGTGCTGACCCTGGCGGCCAGCTACGCCTTCAATCCGAAGAAGCCCCCCGCCGCGCAGCTTCGTCCCCGCGAAGGCCTGATCGGCCAGTGCGCGGTGGAGAAGGAGCGCATCGTCCTCACCAACGTGCCCAAGAACTACCTGCAGGTCAGCTCCGGCCTGGGCGCGTCATCGCCGCACAACATCGTCGTCCTGCCAGCCCTGTTCGAAGGCGAGCTGAAGGCGGTGATCGAGCTGGCCACCCTGGGCGAGTTCAACGAGACCCAGCAGGCCTTCCTTGACCAGCTGATGGAGTCGATCGGCATCGTGCTCAGCACCATCGCCGCCAACATGCGGACCGAGGGCCTGCTGGCTCAGTCACAGTTGCTGACCGGCGAACTGCAGGCGCAGCAGGAAGAGCTGAAGAAGACCAACGACCGCCTGGAGCAGCAGGCCGCGTCCCTGCGTCAGTCCGAGGAGCTGCTGCGCAGCAAGCAGGACGAACTGCAGCAGACCAACGCCGAGCTGGAGGACAAGGCGATCCTGCTGTCCGCCCAGAACAAGCAGGTGGAGGCCAAGAACCACGAGGTGGAGCAGGCAAAGATGGCCTTGGAGGAGAAGGCCGAGCAGCTGGCCCTGACTTCCAAGTACAAGTCGGAGTTCCTGGCCAATATGAGCCACGAACTGCGCACGCCGCTGAACAGCCTGCTGATCCTGTCCAAGATGCTGAGCGAGAACGCCCAGGGCAATCTGAGCGACAAGCAGGTGGAGTTCGCCAAGAACATCCACGACGCCGGCACCGATCTGCTGGGCCTGATCAATGACATCCTCGACCTATCGAAGATCGAGTCCGGCACCGTTACCCTGGACATCGGCGAGATGTCGTTCGCCAGCCTGCGCGACCAGATGGACCGCACCTTCGCCCAAATCGCGCAGGGCAAGAAGCTGGACTTCGGCATCGACGTCGACCCCGGCCTGCCGCGCTCGATGTACACCGACGACAAGCGTCTGCTGCAGGTGATCAAGAACCTGCTGTCCAACGCCTTCAAGTTCACGGAAGCCGGCTCGGTGAAGCTGAAGGTGGCCCGCGCCACCGGCGGCTGGGCGTCGGGCAACGACCACCTGAACACCGCCGGCCAGGTCCTGGCCTTCTCGGTCGAGGACACCGGCATCGGCATCCCCGAGGACAAGCAGCGGATCATCTTCGAGGCCTTCCAGCAGGCCGACGGCACCACCAGCCGCAAGTACGGCGGCACGGGCCTGGGCCTGTCGATCAGCCGCGAGATCACCCGCCTGCTGGGCGGGGAGCTGAAGGTCGTCTCGACCCCGGGCGAGGGCAGCACCTTCACCCTGTATGTGCCGCTGAACTTCAGCCCCGCCGCGCAGCCGGCGCCGGCGCCGCGCGGTCCCGCCACCTCGCCGCAGCCGTTCCGCCTGTCCACGGCCTCGATCGCCGACGCCGAGCCGGCCGAGGCGGTGGTCGATGACCGCGAGCAGATCGAACCGGGCGACCCGGTGGTGCTGATCGTCGAGGACGATCCGCGCTTCTCGTCCATCCTGCTGTCCCTCATCCGCGACGTGGGCTTTAAGGGCGTGGTGACGGGCGAGGGGTCGGCTGTGCCATCCCTGGCGCGGCGCTTCTCGCCCTACGCCATCATGCTGGACGTGGGGCTGCCGGACATGGACGGCCTGGCCCTGCTGGACCTGCTGAAGCGAACGCCGGACACGCGGCACATCCCGGTGCATGTGATCTCGGCCGACGACCATGGCGGGCTTGGCCTGTCCATGGGGGCGGTGGGCTTCACCTCCAAGCCGGTGGCGCGCGAGGCGGTCATCTCGTCTCTGGAAGAGGTCAAGAAGCTGGCCATGCAACAGGCGGCGCCCGTGATCCTGGTCGGCGGCGACGCCGACGGCGAGGCGGGCGCGACCCTGGAGCAGGCCTTCGCCGTCGAACGTGGCGCGGCCCTCGCCGATCTGCCCGACAGCGCCTTCACGGGCGAGCAGGGCTGCATGGTCATCGACGTGGGCGGCGGTCCCGTCGGCCCGATAATCGACGTGCTGAAGCAGCGTCAAGCCCGCCCGGGCGTGGTGGTGCTGTACGCCCCGCAGGAGCTCGAAGCCGACGACGACCGCCGCCTGCGCCTGGCGGTGTTCGCTGGCCTGGCGCGATTGGCTCGTACGCCGGAGCAACTGATCGACCATGTCAGTCTGCTGCTGCATGCCCCGGTCGAGGGACTGTCCGATCCCGCCCGCACCATGCTGGCCCAGGGGCGGCACGCCGACGCCGTCCTGACCGGCCGCACCGCGGTGGTCATCGACGACGACATCCGCAACATTTTCTCCCTGGCAAGCGCCCTGGAAGAGTACGGGATCGAGCTGCGCTACGCCGAAAGCGGCCGCGCGGGCCTGGACCTGCTCGACAGCATGCCCGAGGTGGACATGGTGCTGGTGGACATCATGATGCCCGACATGGACGGATACGAGACCATGCGCGAGATCCGCTCACGGCCGCAGTTCTCGGACCTGCCGGTGATCGCGGTCACCGCCAAGGCCATGAAGGGCGACCGCCAGAAGTGCATCCAGGCGGGGGCGTCGGACTACGTCTCCAAGCCGGTCGATATCGACCAGCTGATCTCGGTCCTTCGCGTTTCGGTGCAACGCGCCGACGCACAACGCCTGGCCGGCGACAAGATCGTCGCCCTCGTCCCGGCCGCCAGCTGA
- a CDS encoding fatty acid--CoA ligase: MGDNNAIDFDQMPTLGDVARYHGRTRPDAAAFKFEGRETSFAAFDRHTNQVANGLIAAGLKKGDRIAYVGKNSDWYFELFVGASKAGLVMVPIGWRLAVPEIAYVVEDAEARMLFVGAESLAVGRAMAPTLQGASAVIAMEGGEEWPAFEAWRDSQSDQDPGVAISDRDVAIQLYTSGTTGRPKGAMLSHGNLLRGRREATLQPMEWNQWVPEDVSLVAMPVAHIGGSGWGLVGLFNGATGVVAREFDPFKVLDFIEHDRVSKLFLVPAALQIVVRQPRARDIDYSRLKYMLYGAAPIPLDLLREAMDVFGCGFVQQYGMTETCGTIVYLPPEDHDPAGTPRMRSAGLPMPGVEIKVVDETGAEVPRGTVGEVATRSAANMTGYWKLPEATASTMASDGWLRTGDAGYMDEDGYLFIHDRVKDMIITGGENVYPAEVESAVYGHPHVGEVAVIGVPDEKWGEAVKAVVAPKPGVTPDADDIIAFARSRIAHFKAPKSVDFIEALPRNAAGKILRRQLREPYWEGRERRVN, encoded by the coding sequence ATGGGCGACAACAACGCCATCGACTTCGACCAGATGCCGACCCTAGGCGATGTCGCCCGCTATCACGGGCGGACACGACCTGATGCGGCGGCCTTCAAGTTCGAGGGACGCGAGACCAGCTTCGCCGCCTTTGATCGCCATACCAACCAGGTCGCCAACGGCCTGATCGCGGCCGGCCTGAAGAAAGGCGACCGCATCGCCTATGTGGGCAAGAACAGCGACTGGTACTTCGAGCTGTTCGTGGGGGCGTCCAAGGCCGGGCTGGTCATGGTCCCCATCGGCTGGCGCCTGGCCGTCCCCGAGATCGCCTATGTGGTCGAGGACGCCGAGGCCAGGATGCTGTTCGTCGGCGCCGAGAGCCTGGCCGTCGGGCGCGCGATGGCGCCGACGCTGCAAGGCGCGTCCGCCGTCATCGCCATGGAGGGCGGGGAGGAGTGGCCGGCCTTCGAGGCCTGGCGCGACAGCCAGTCGGACCAGGACCCCGGCGTCGCCATCAGCGACCGCGACGTGGCGATCCAGCTCTACACCTCAGGCACCACCGGCCGGCCCAAGGGCGCCATGCTCAGCCACGGCAACCTGCTGCGCGGCCGCCGCGAGGCGACCCTCCAGCCGATGGAATGGAACCAGTGGGTCCCCGAGGACGTCAGCCTGGTCGCCATGCCCGTGGCTCACATCGGCGGCAGCGGCTGGGGCCTGGTCGGCCTGTTCAACGGCGCGACCGGCGTGGTGGCGCGAGAGTTCGACCCCTTCAAGGTGCTCGACTTCATCGAGCATGACCGGGTGTCCAAGCTGTTCCTGGTGCCCGCCGCCCTGCAGATCGTGGTGCGTCAGCCGAGGGCGCGGGACATCGACTACAGCCGCCTGAAGTACATGCTCTACGGCGCCGCGCCGATCCCGCTGGACCTGCTGCGCGAGGCGATGGACGTGTTCGGCTGCGGGTTCGTCCAGCAGTACGGCATGACCGAGACCTGCGGCACCATCGTCTATCTGCCGCCCGAGGATCACGACCCCGCCGGCACGCCGCGCATGCGCTCCGCCGGCCTGCCGATGCCGGGGGTGGAGATCAAGGTGGTGGACGAGACGGGGGCAGAGGTCCCGCGCGGCACGGTGGGCGAGGTGGCGACCCGTTCGGCCGCCAACATGACCGGCTATTGGAAGCTGCCGGAGGCCACCGCCTCGACCATGGCCTCGGACGGCTGGCTGCGCACCGGCGACGCCGGCTACATGGACGAGGACGGCTATCTGTTCATCCACGACCGGGTGAAGGACATGATCATCACCGGCGGCGAGAACGTCTATCCCGCCGAGGTCGAGAGCGCCGTCTATGGCCACCCGCATGTGGGCGAGGTTGCGGTGATCGGCGTCCCCGACGAGAAGTGGGGCGAGGCGGTCAAGGCCGTGGTCGCGCCCAAGCCGGGGGTGACCCCCGACGCCGACGACATCATCGCCTTCGCCCGCTCGCGCATCGCCCATTTCAAGGCGCCCAAGAGCGTGGATTTCATCGAGGCCCTGCCGCGCAACGCCGCCGGCAAGATCCTGCGCCGCCAGTTGCGCGAACCCTATTGGGAAGGCCGCGAACGCCGGGTGAACTGA